Below is a genomic region from Alosa alosa isolate M-15738 ecotype Scorff River chromosome 24, AALO_Geno_1.1, whole genome shotgun sequence.
TGTCATTTCcagatgtattgtatgtatgtgaaaaGATAAGGTAAGGGACAGATATTCTGCTACAAAGAAAAACAGTGTCTTTACTATGGCATCTCAACTATCcaaatgttttgtattttttcatttaACCCAGTTTGCCCACAGTTCTGTCTTCATTAGTAGTAGTAACTTCGGATTTtgttcagttattttttttgtctcttaAGTTACACCGTTCTGATTTATGTCTTCTGTTACAGTCAGTAGGATGTCAGAGTTGAACTGTTTGCTCGgagctttttaattttttttgatCATGTTGATTGAATAAATAAATTGATTGATGGACTGTTttgagctttgtgtgtgtgtgtgtttgtatgtgtgcaagaAAGACTTTAGTGTAAAATTAAGACATAATGCTTACTCAGCATTGTGGAAATTTGAAGTTTCAATTCCTTTGTATTGTTTTAATTCCTCTTTTTAATTAGCGGTGCCCTGTAGAGGACACGTTGCAAAAGTAACAGTGTATGGAATTACAGCATTATAACGTGTGCACACCAGACCTACAATAATAGTGTGATTCTGAAGATCTTAGTGATGCGTTTCCTTTTATTTTTAGCAATATATTGTGTATTTTCCTGCCTAACCATGAGCTGTTTACTGGCCAAAAATTGCATTGCCACTGTCCAGTGAGTATTTCTGATACACCAAAACGGAAAAATGCATCTGTGTAGACTAGAATCTCAACAGTTGCTTGCTCAAAAATAGAACTTTTACCAAAAGCGATTACAAAACAGACGGATGAGAGTTTCTTATGTAACAACTGGTAAGATTAGAAAGACTGGTGTAGTAGGTTTCCAACATAGCTTGACAAACGTCACGACTATCCTCCGACGTGACGTCACCCGGAAGACGGGATCCAAAAATGGCTTCTATTCGCTGTCGGCGAGACCCGTGTGGattcatttgtttattgttgACATATTTTAGCGTCTTCTATGCCGATTATGTGGTTATTCAATATGTGCTCATCCCTGCTTACTCCGGAAGGTAGGTGTTATTAAATCGTATGAAGACACCGTAAGGCATCAGGGTTTTGTGGTGAGGATCTGCTAGCTACCACTATCTCTCTGAGCGATGTTCTGATAACATATTGTTGATAGTGGCGACTACCAACCAATGTGCCACGAATAGTATATTATGCTATGTAGTCGACTTAAAGCCTAAGTGCAGCTTTATTCTGAGGTGATAAAAACGAACTATAACACGATAAGATAAAATGAGATCATTGTAGTTCTGTTTTGATGCtgatgtgtgtaagagagatggTGAGCTGCTTGGTAGCTCGTGTACATGACATATATCAGGCtacatctctccccctctctgtcttccccAGTGTGTGGTGCACGCTGCACGGTGCAGTGTTTAATGTAATATTACTGCTGCTACTTGCATGTCACTCAAAGGCTGTGTTCTCAGATCCAGGTAAGTTTGTATCCAACAGTGTATAGCTGTGAAACATTGTACATTACATTTACTTAAATACTTTAACATCATCACCTAAACATCAGTCCAAGTCTATCCATTTTAGTTTTATTACCATCCTGGAGCTTAGACCTTTTAGAACTTTCAACCTACTCTGATAATAACTAGGATGTTGTGTAGCTTGTACGTATGGGGACATTGTTACTCcacagaatgagagaaagtgGTCAAGCTCTATAGAGAAGGTTACTACACTGTAACACtatagcaaaacaaaaatggtgaCAAAGAGTAATGCACAACACTATGTCTGGGGGAATTATGGTTGTGATGATTACGTTTAAAGGACATCTGCAAAAGAAAACACTGCAGTCTTGGGTTAAACGACATAGCCTTGAGGGATATCAAAAAGAACAACAGCATGTCAACATGTTGGCACTACATTGTCACAGTCAGAGAACATATCCAAAATATATGAGCATACATGAGTACCTACATACAAAGTACAttaacatgtttgtgtttttctccACGTCTGTATTTCATTCCCTTTATGCTGTATGAGCAGGTATGGTGCCTCTGCCTGAGACGGCCATTGACTTCTCTGACCTGAGATCACAATCCAGTCGCATGAATGAGAGGgtatgtttttctctctgtctctctctctctgtgtgtgtttgaggtgtaTGAATTATTTGTATGGTTTATAACGGTGTGTAATGTAACATGTAACATGTAATATTAacgttttggtgtgtgtgtcatagggTTGTGAGGGATGGACAGTGTGCAGCAGATGTGAAACATATCGGCCACCTCGGGCACACCACTGCAAGGTCTGTCAACGTTGTATCAGACGCATGGACCACCACTGTCCCTGGTAAGTCaagtattacacacacacacacacacacacacacacacatacacacacacacacaaacacacacacacacacatccctgtccAATACCAATAGCGTGTGTGGTCAATACACACTCTTAGCCGCACAGTAGATTTCTGTATTGTGCTCTGTCTGagttcttttgtttgtttatttttaggaTAAACAATTGTGTTGGAGAGCTCAACCAGAAATATTTCATCCAGTTTCTCTTCTACACGGGTAGGTGTGGCACTATTGTTCTTGTTGCTAGACATTCCATTGCTATGTGTATAATAGCTATATACAttattatatacagtacatacaggaTATACATTAAGTAAACCTCCCTCTCAACGACTTGAAAGACGTGCTTAAGCGGCGGGGTGGGTGGGGTATCTCCAGGCTGATTTTCTTGTTTTTTGAAGGTCtgcttcctttcctctccctctccccctctctctttctgtctttcattctctctctctcttttttctctctctctctctctctctctctctctctctctctctccccctgcatGCCTCTTGTGCTGACCTGTGCTAGGCATGGCCAGCTTGTACTCCTTGGTACTGGTGGTGTCAGCGTGGGTGTGGAGGATCCGCAGTGAGCGGGAGGAAGACGGAGAGAAGGACAAAGAAGGGGAAGAGTCGCCCAGCAAACACCTCATagtgtgagtgacagagagacagacatgacAGAGCTGACCCATAGCAAACACCTCATagtgtgagtgacagagagacagacatgacAGAGCTGACCCATAGCAAACACCTCAtagtgtgagagacagacatgACAGAGCTGACCCATAGGAAATACAGGCCttcttaaaaaaagaaagtaatacTCTACCAAGCAAAATACACATTCATTAGagctttgtatttttttaatcacattgATGGTGTATCTTGAAGGTTTGAGTGACAGTATCATGGTTTATCTTGGGTTTTATGGTCTGTGGTAGATATGTAAGGATATTTACAGGTGTTACTATGTCACCATGTCACCTGGACCATATAATATCTCATCACTTCTGGTTTCATGGTTTTACAGCCACAGTAAAAGTCTACTCCTTTCTATAATTCTTCATGCATTTAtacccccctttctctttctcacccatGCAGGGCTCACTATATTATTCTTCTGGTGGAGTCCATTCTCTTTGGTGTGTTTGTAATGGTCATATTTTACGATCAGGTGAGTGAAGTGCTGCATTGCTGCTCTGTGATCAGTTAATTTTCATACTGTGCAGTCAGAGCTCATAGCCAAGCAGTCAGAGCTCATAGCTGTCACTAACGCCACACTAATGCTGCTGCCATGCTAGTGATTTACGTTGTCCTCCATTAAGTTGATTGAATTAGATTGGTTGCATCACTTCATCCATCTCCCTTTTCTCCTTTTTGTCTTGTgccaaccctctctctctctgtctccctctctctctctctccctccacttttCTTTGCCTGTGCAGCTAGTGTCCATAATAACAGACGAGACGCCCATTGAGCAGATGAAGAACAAGCTCATGAAGGACAGAGCCAACGGCGCCCCTccgacacacaacacacacacgcggaagCCCAAACTAGCGCTGCTCCGAGAGGTCTTTGGAagaggtgagggagggagaatgtGGGGCAAGATGTCTCATTtgttacagatgtgtgtgtgtgtgtagatagatagatagatactttattgatccccaggggaaattcaagatcacattgtgtgtgtgtgtgtgtgtgtgtgtgtgtgtcttacataGATCATTACAGCACATGCAAAAGATTTATACACAGTCCAAGTTACAGTTGCCATTTCAGATCTAGAATTGTTTAACATGCAGTAAAGCTCCATATCAAATCACTAGATGTGACTTCAGAAGCCAGTCAGACAGTTTCCTCTGTCGTTTGATGGCATTTGCTCTTGGTTTTTATACTGTCGATCAGCTGTTCCAGTTTGTCCCAAGGCAGACAAAATGTCCTGAGGTAAATGGGGCCTGTGTGTTCAGTGTACTGACCATAGGCTGGGCAGAGTCTTCCTCTTGACAATGTTGTCTGGAATACTTTGTCACAGTTCTGTGTTTGACCTTTACAATGAAAGCAAAGAGCGAGACAGAATGGAATTGGTCTCGGTGTCCTGTTGCActctttgtgttgtgtgtgtgagagagagagagagacagaaccgTTTAGGTctccttctttgtgtgtgtgtgtgtgtgtgtgtgtgtgtgtgtgtgtgtgtgtgtgtgtgtgtgtgtgtgtgtgtgtgtgtgtgttttgaagatGATGGAGCATCTATCTAATAGCTGACTGTTTGTTGCAGGGTCTGTGCTTTGTTGGCTGTTACCACTCCACTCTGCCCCTCCTTCCGTCGGAGGAATCAGTTATTCGGCTCTTCCTGACTACgatgtgtgacacacacacacacacacacacacacacaaataactggAACTGGAAGTGAAGTATTTCtgcacacaaacaatcacatctttctctctctctctctctctctctctctctctctctctctctcactcacactctcacacacacacacacagaaaaaaacactgaactGGAAGTGAAGTATTTCTACAAGTCTTTGTTTCTGAAAAAAGGAATTTTACCTTGTGTTATGATTGTTCTTTTGTCTTAACTGGACATGAGGATCCCTTACATTATGTGTTCATTTTGAGGATACATGCCCCAGCAGTGTCTGGTTGCTAACTTAattttaaacttttttattcttaatttaagaaggaaaaaaaaaaacagatattgTTGTTACTGTTTGCTGTTTGTGGACAGCTGAAGGAATGTTTGCAGCCTTGTACATACATGGCCGAAATGAATCATGTTTCATGATGATCATGTTTACATTTATGtatattgtattttattggttgaactgtgtgtctctctatgCTGCTCTTGataatgtgaaaataaaaaaaaacgattTTCATGAAATTTCTCATACTATCCTTTTttattacatgtgtgtgttccaaAACAATTCattcgggatgaataaagtctatctatctagctagcaGGGATGGTGATACAGCTTCCACTAGGGGATACGTGAGATTaaaagggcaatgtcggaaaggtgtggaaaatgatttttttttttttttttttaagcctaTGTTTTCTTTGTTCTCTGTGTTTCATAACattgttctccacactgtttttttagtgtgagagctcatagaccagcACATTTTGATTTAGTTATCATGTAAGGGCGgttaattaaacatgatgcctggaaagcatcaatagaatgtgttaacgtttttatgtgtcggatggtgggggtacgcaaGCCGAGTCAGGATTGTTGTGGTATGCGGGAataaaagtttgggaaccgctgtgTTAAGGCATTGCCAATTTCTGGAACATTTCCtacttggccagatggtggcgctatgctaggcatgtgaataacatgtcaatatcacaataatgatatccaatattttgtaaagtttcagaccattcattcaaagcatagaaaATGTCTgtcacatttcctgcttggccagatggtggtgctatgctaggcatgtgaattacacatgtgaatatcatcacaatcatgatatccaatattttgtaaagtttcagatcaatccatcaaagcattgaacatttttggcacatttcctgcttggccagatggtggcgctatgctaggcatgtgaattacacatgaGAATATCATGACGTATTTATATGATCATAATAATGATatattttgtaaagtttcaggcattgtccatttctggcacatttcctgcttggccaggtggtggcgctatgccaggcaggcccattgggtatCTGGATATCATCGTAAtcatatctattaacctgagaagtttcagaccattcattaaATGCACTGTGACTCTATATATTCTGTTCATGTGGCGggatattaaaatcataacaATTCATTATTTCACTATTTTAACATATTAcgacatatcaaaaatcccttcacaatttaacagcAACATCTTGCCAtcatgtttgccaaatttcacatgaatctgaggTTAAAATTGGTTAAAATTGACCATGTGTCCaaatgcacaaaatcccaattacctcacttcctgttgggcgtggctaatgcaatgtacaaaagttgtttgtctTTGGGAGCCCCACACACCTACCACATTTGGTGTGTTTAGCTGAAACTATATGTCAACCACGAAGCTCAAttacataagggggcgctattgAGTCTGTGGGCCACACCTGGGGCCAAAGCCTGAGTAGCAAGCGCTATGACTGACTTGTGTACCAAATTTCCTGCGTTTTTGACCATGGGAACCACTTCAAAAACGGCCAAGTCACGTCCTAAAAAaagtgaagaagaagaagaatcctTACAAAAACGATAGGGCTTCGCATCTTGGTGCGCAAGGCCCTGCACcatcggtgctcgggccctaatagcTTTTGATCGGTCTTatctgtgccggggcacactagtgtgccgtgagagatcatcaggtgtgccgcagaaaattacccaaatgtcactcactcagaaaagcaactgttgcatcaaagaatgtATAACCACATGATCTCATTGATTGTacgattgcactatttgtggtatgcaggcattgtacaacgggggcccttATCCAGTATtgacagaatcatcacatatccagttcataaaaacaattaaattagatatagtcacctacaaatgaaacagagggcgcttgttttagtGAGCAGGTCTTGTATagacagggtgcgatttgtagggggggatggttaggattccccccctctggttttcctatccctacctctgctaaattatttttatcgtcgggggggacaacatttatccccctctgcccctcatattgattaatgcttcttcatataagtaaagcgctgcaacgtgagaacagtctataggctagcctacataataatctgaattcagaaacgcaccgtcaccgtcagcactgatgctgctgacacagtggctgcgtgataacttaatttggccttgatcgtgcaggacatttcagaatgtcgagtgtgtaatccatcacaaatggctaggttcaatggaaaagttaaacATAAGGATTCAGTgaaacataataatgttttagaaccttcaaaattagaaaactgatgcaactgagatggaggacaactgcacgtagagtagaacgtaggcctattgtccgaaggaacttacattaaatgaggagatatttgctgaatgtcacaaaaagtgttacagaaattgcttggcatcgcttattcaatggctctctaccgaaacacctgtagtttgcggaggacgaacgagaaagcagcCTGTAGTaaacaaataacttttagaaataatctgtactgcaaaaacgaatgttggtgggtatttaaactatctagcgggtgttttaacagctgcaagaaatagaagcttcatggtctttatgttctggttcgtacattcttgaatttcttgaatttcccctggggatcaataaagtatctatctatctatctatctaaattattttcataaaacttcaagttgccctataactttactctccaaactcttcactgcactgtagcctaggcaattaactgacagtatgataggctatttattttctgtaggctacaaacttattcaaaatcaccCCCTCtgttttttacacaaatcgcaccctgtgtATAGAAGCcttaataaggccatatctgtgtattatttgacattttaggctatggtatgtttattttttcttcacacaggatgttagtgtgccgtgggacattttaagtgtcaaaagtgtgccgtggcacaaaaaaggttgaaaaacactgtccTAATCCATTTGTGAACAGCCTACTACTGAACACTGACACTAACAAGATGCTGGCAGATGTGTGCACGACGCCACCCCGTGTTCAAGCAAGGGGATGCAACCTGTCACGTGGTGTTGTTATTTTTCCCTGCACTTCCTGGAATGCGCGGACATGTGATCATGTGATGCTTCCTTATGTTTCGCT
It encodes:
- the zgc:77880 gene encoding zf-DHHC domain-containing protein → MASIRCRRDPCGFICLLLTYFSVFYADYVVIQYVLIPAYSGSVWCTLHGAVFNVILLLLLACHSKAVFSDPGMVPLPETAIDFSDLRSQSSRMNERGCEGWTVCSRCETYRPPRAHHCKVCQRCIRRMDHHCPWINNCVGELNQKYFIQFLFYTGMASLYSLVLVVSAWVWRIRSEREEDGEKDKEGEESPSKHLIVAHYIILLVESILFGVFVMVIFYDQLVSIITDETPIEQMKNKLMKDRANGAPPTHNTHTRKPKLALLREVFGRGSVLCWLLPLHSAPPSVGGISYSALPDYDV